The following are from one region of the Arachis duranensis cultivar V14167 chromosome 10, aradu.V14167.gnm2.J7QH, whole genome shotgun sequence genome:
- the LOC107471001 gene encoding ferredoxin C 2, chloroplastic-like — MALRIPCNCCIPFSNHQSSASNAFYTAAFTNRRKSTSAARAELRTQVDVTAPTAYSSPSGEVPTHKVTVHDTQRGIVHEFVVPEDQYILHTAESQNITLPFACRHGCCTSCAVRIKNGQIRQPEALGISAELKEKACLTSLF; from the exons ATGGCTCTTCGAATTCCCTGTAACTGCTGCATTCCATTCTCAAACCACCAATCTTCCGCTTCTAACGCTTTCTACACCGCTGCTTTCACAAACCGCCGCAAGTCCACCTCGGCGGCGAGGGCGGAGCTCCGGACGCAGGTGGATGTGACCGCCCCAACTGCTTACTCGTCACCGTCCGGTGAGGTTCCTACTCACAAGGTCACCGTCCATGATACACAAAGAGGAATTGTTCACGAGTTCGTGGTTCCTGAg GATCAGTATATATTACACACTGCTGAATCTCAGAACATTACCCTTCCGTTTGCCTGCAGGCATG GTTGTTGTACTAGCTGTGCTGTACGTATAAAGAACGGACAGATTAGACAGCCAGAGGCACTTGGGATATCTgctgaattgaaagaaaaggcATGCTtgacttctttattctaa